Sequence from the Microbacterium sp. 1.5R genome:
ATGACCTCCGCGAACCGCGCAGCCGTCTCCGGGCCGATGTCCAGGCCGATGCCGGAGGAGCCGAACGCGGTGCTCTCGATGGCGTCGGCGGCGGTGACCTCGTGCTCCGCATCAGCGGAGAACGAGGATGCGACGACGACATCGGTCGGGAGCACCAGCTCCACACCGCGCTTCTCAGCCTCGGCGATGTAGCCGCGGACCGTCTCGAGCTGGTCCTCTTCGAGGAGGCTGGACGCCACCGCGTGGCCCTGCGCCTTCAGGAAGGTGAACAGCATGCCGCCGCCCACGAGGATGCGATCCACGCGCGGCAGCAGGTGCGAGATGACTCCGAGCTTGTCGCTGACCTTCGACCCGCCGAGGACGACCGCGTACGGGCGCTCGGGGTTCTCGGTGAGACGGTCGAGCACGTCCAGCTCGGCTGCGATGAGCAGACCGGCGGCCGACGGCAGCAGCTCGGCGAGGTCGTAGACGCTCGCCTGCTTGCGGTGCACGACACCGAAGCCGTCGGAGACGAGGACGTCTCCGAGCTCTGCCAGCTGAGCCGCGAAGGCGCCGCGCTCGGCGTCGTCCTTCGAGGTCTCCCCCGGGTTGAACCGCAGGTTTTCGATGACGACGATGCCGCCGTCCTCGAGCGAGGCCACGGCCTCCTGCGCCGACTCGCCGACGGTGTCGCGAGCGAACGCCACCGGCTTGCCGAGCAGCTCGGACAGCCGCTGGGCGACCGGCGCGAGACTGTACTGCGGGTCGGGCGCACCGTCGGGGCGGCCGAGGTGCGAGCACACGATGACGCGGGCGCCCGCGTTGATAAGTGCGTTGAGGGTAGGCAACGAGGCGCGGACACGGCCATCGTCCGTGATGATCCCATCCCGCAGGGGGACGTTGAGATCACAACGGACGATGACGCGCTTGCCCTCGAGCGAACCCAGTGAATCCAGGGTGCGCAGAGTCATGGGAGATGTCTCAGAGACGCTCTGCCACGTACTCGGTC
This genomic interval carries:
- a CDS encoding phosphoglycerate kinase codes for the protein MTLRTLDSLGSLEGKRVIVRCDLNVPLRDGIITDDGRVRASLPTLNALINAGARVIVCSHLGRPDGAPDPQYSLAPVAQRLSELLGKPVAFARDTVGESAQEAVASLEDGGIVVIENLRFNPGETSKDDAERGAFAAQLAELGDVLVSDGFGVVHRKQASVYDLAELLPSAAGLLIAAELDVLDRLTENPERPYAVVLGGSKVSDKLGVISHLLPRVDRILVGGGMLFTFLKAQGHAVASSLLEEDQLETVRGYIAEAEKRGVELVLPTDVVVASSFSADAEHEVTAADAIESTAFGSSGIGLDIGPETAARFAEVIRGSKTVFWNGPMGVFEFPAFAGGTKAVAHALTEVDGLSVVGGGDSAAAVRQLGFTDDQFGHISTGGGASLEFLEGKKLPGLEVLGWV